From the genome of Fervidobacterium thailandense, one region includes:
- the rsmA gene encoding 16S rRNA (adenine(1518)-N(6)/adenine(1519)-N(6))-dimethyltransferase RsmA, which yields MKTSDYLRKYGIALKKSLGQNFLASDDYARRIVEAVEVKSEDVILEIGAGAGTLTVALANTGAKVFAVEIDTRLKPILEERLSGYKNVELIFEDFLKLDLSFLPKSYRCVSNIPYYITAPIIKKLLFTDFSDLVLMVQSEVGGRLAERPGSSNRGFLSVVVQTIGTVERVLTVPRSAFVPNPEVESVVLRIRKREMVPFRNHQELLDFWDFVSKCFAKKRKTITNNLKSFVQVEDIPYVLGPILTNLRPEEISEEDFVHMWHRYREVSSR from the coding sequence GTGAAGACCTCGGACTATTTGAGGAAATACGGTATAGCGTTAAAAAAATCACTGGGCCAGAATTTCCTCGCAAGTGACGATTATGCCCGAAGAATCGTCGAAGCGGTTGAGGTTAAATCCGAAGATGTTATACTCGAAATAGGTGCCGGTGCCGGCACCTTAACTGTTGCGTTAGCCAACACGGGAGCGAAAGTTTTCGCGGTGGAGATAGACACCAGACTCAAACCAATTCTTGAGGAAAGGCTCTCCGGGTACAAAAACGTCGAGCTGATATTCGAAGATTTCCTAAAGCTTGACTTGTCGTTTTTGCCAAAGTCGTACAGGTGCGTGTCGAACATCCCCTACTACATAACGGCACCGATAATAAAAAAACTACTCTTCACGGATTTTTCCGACCTGGTACTCATGGTCCAGAGTGAAGTGGGCGGCAGGTTGGCCGAGAGACCTGGAAGCTCCAACAGAGGATTTCTAAGCGTTGTGGTTCAAACGATCGGTACCGTGGAGCGGGTTCTTACAGTACCAAGGAGTGCGTTCGTTCCGAATCCTGAGGTCGAGAGCGTCGTGCTACGCATCAGAAAACGCGAAATGGTACCATTTAGAAACCACCAGGAATTACTTGATTTCTGGGACTTTGTTTCGAAATGCTTTGCCAAGAAACGGAAGACGATAACGAACAATCTAAAGTCTTTTGTTCAGGTTGAGGATATTCCTTATGTTTTGGGGCCGATTCTCACTAACCTGCGGCCCGAGGAGATTTCTGAGGAAGATTTCGTCCATATGTGGCATAGGTACCGCGAGGTTTCAAGTAGATGA
- the miaB gene encoding tRNA (N6-isopentenyl adenosine(37)-C2)-methylthiotransferase MiaB: MKVYIHTYGCQMNENDTEVAKQLLVNAGFELVDNEDDADIVILNTCAVRKKSEEKVYSHIGKLRKKRKRIGVMGCVAEKEKEKLFERGVNFVLGTRALGKVVEAVQHGLNGSKVAIFDDTLDEIDYSKVYTRSSKHHAWVTVIYGCNRFCTYCIVPYTRGREKSRPLPDVLKELKTLVERGYIEFTFLGQNVDAYGKDLGNGTSLAKLLREASKLDGVRRLWFLTSYPTDFSLEIPQVMLESGKVARSIHLPVQHGSDKILRVMNRRYTRQDFIDLVNEIRRIVPDASISSDMIVGFPGETDEDFEASVELVKEIKFERLNLAIYSPREGTVAWKYLKDDVPHHVKTKRMSYILNLQKAINRELNEAYLGREVEVIVEARAKNGLYYGRDIRNKIISFEASDELLGKTVIVRVEKVTAGPLYGSILKIF, from the coding sequence ATGAAGGTCTACATCCACACCTACGGTTGTCAGATGAACGAGAACGACACGGAAGTTGCAAAACAGCTTTTGGTAAACGCGGGGTTCGAATTGGTTGACAATGAGGATGACGCTGATATTGTCATCTTGAACACTTGTGCGGTGCGTAAGAAGTCTGAAGAGAAGGTTTACAGCCATATCGGGAAGTTGAGAAAGAAACGTAAACGCATTGGAGTAATGGGATGTGTTGCTGAAAAGGAGAAGGAGAAACTTTTCGAGAGGGGAGTTAACTTCGTTCTAGGGACACGTGCATTGGGTAAGGTAGTCGAAGCCGTACAGCATGGACTTAACGGCTCTAAAGTGGCTATCTTCGACGACACACTGGATGAGATCGATTATTCCAAGGTTTACACACGTAGTTCTAAACATCACGCGTGGGTCACGGTAATATACGGTTGTAATAGGTTCTGTACCTACTGCATAGTTCCGTACACCAGGGGACGTGAGAAATCCAGACCACTTCCAGATGTCTTGAAAGAATTGAAAACCCTTGTAGAGCGCGGATATATCGAATTTACATTTTTGGGTCAAAATGTCGATGCGTACGGGAAGGACTTAGGCAATGGTACATCTCTTGCCAAGTTGTTGCGAGAAGCTTCCAAATTGGACGGCGTGCGAAGGCTGTGGTTCTTGACATCCTACCCGACAGATTTTTCACTCGAAATTCCCCAGGTGATGTTAGAATCGGGGAAAGTGGCCAGGTCTATCCACTTACCAGTCCAGCACGGGAGCGACAAAATTCTCAGGGTGATGAATCGAAGGTACACCAGGCAAGATTTCATAGATCTTGTGAACGAGATAAGGAGGATCGTTCCAGATGCATCGATATCGAGCGACATGATCGTAGGATTTCCCGGTGAGACTGATGAAGACTTCGAAGCATCTGTTGAACTGGTCAAGGAAATCAAGTTCGAGAGGTTGAACCTTGCGATTTACTCTCCACGCGAGGGTACAGTAGCGTGGAAGTATCTCAAAGACGATGTACCACACCACGTGAAAACCAAGCGGATGAGTTACATTCTGAACCTTCAAAAAGCCATCAACAGGGAACTGAACGAGGCGTACCTGGGACGGGAAGTTGAAGTGATCGTTGAGGCACGTGCGAAAAACGGCCTCTACTACGGGCGGGATATCAGAAATAAGATAATTTCCTTTGAGGCCTCCGACGAGCTTCTGGGAAAGACCGTAATTGTTCGGGTTGAAAAAGTGACGGCAGGTCCACTTTACGGGAGCATTTTAAAGATTTTTTAA
- the panC gene encoding pantoate--beta-alanine ligase: MRLVQTVAEMKSIVRELHNQHKSIGFVPTMGYLHEGHLSLVRRARAENDVVVVSIFVNPTQFGPNEDFERYPRDLERDLRLLEPLGVNYVFHPTVEEMYPKNYSVYVEEISLSRYLCGASRPGHFRGVCTVVTKLFNIVKPTRAYFGQKDAQQFRILKRMVENLNMDVEMVELPIVREPDGLAMSSRNVYLTPEERKEATRLYRALKRAEELIADGEREVSILKAEMMKVLEHPLLKIDYVEIVDEATLEPVERVEGRVLIALAVFVGKARLIDNTIVEVSRL; encoded by the coding sequence GTGCGACTTGTCCAGACGGTTGCGGAGATGAAATCCATAGTGAGAGAGCTCCATAACCAACACAAATCAATCGGTTTTGTTCCTACGATGGGTTACCTTCACGAAGGACATCTTAGTCTTGTTCGACGTGCGCGTGCCGAGAATGATGTGGTGGTCGTAAGCATCTTCGTAAATCCCACGCAGTTCGGCCCAAACGAGGACTTTGAAAGGTATCCACGCGATTTGGAAAGGGATCTCAGATTACTCGAGCCACTGGGTGTGAATTACGTGTTCCACCCAACGGTGGAGGAGATGTATCCGAAGAACTATTCGGTGTACGTGGAAGAAATTTCGCTTTCCAGGTACCTTTGCGGTGCCAGTCGGCCTGGTCACTTCAGGGGAGTCTGCACGGTGGTGACCAAACTTTTCAACATAGTTAAACCGACGAGGGCTTACTTCGGTCAGAAAGACGCGCAACAATTTCGGATCCTCAAGAGAATGGTGGAGAATCTTAATATGGATGTTGAAATGGTCGAACTCCCAATCGTCAGGGAGCCCGACGGTCTGGCAATGTCTTCGCGTAACGTCTACCTTACTCCAGAGGAGCGGAAAGAGGCTACACGGTTGTACAGGGCACTCAAGAGGGCCGAAGAACTAATCGCTGATGGCGAGCGAGAGGTATCGATTCTCAAAGCGGAGATGATGAAAGTACTTGAGCATCCGTTGCTCAAGATCGACTATGTGGAAATCGTCGATGAGGCGACACTCGAACCCGTGGAGCGGGTCGAAGGTAGAGTGTTGATCGCCTTAGCCGTGTTCGTTGGAAAAGCGCGTCTAATCGACAACACCATTGTCGAAGTTTCGAGACTGTGA
- a CDS encoding TIM-barrel domain-containing protein, whose translation MVYKVIYGTPDVESEATEKDVKFTLVKGENLAKIDKLATFFETEELTSTVHEGKPLLVLKRKHRINGFFYGFGDKVGPLDRKGRRYVFWNTDNFTHHPSADPLYKSIPFYVFASEDARHWYGCFTDYPGWMEIDLDPEGSRELIFKVLGNGFAQYIITGRNVKEIVRQYVNLTGQNIAFPVWAFGYQQSRWSYSTEDEVLDVARNFRERGIPCDVIYLDIDYMDDYKVFTWNPKGFKNYKQTIEELHHDGFKVVAILDPGVKVEEGYSVFEEGKNRYFLKDAKKPDQDFEGAVWPGRVRFPDFREPEVRKWWANHVRNYMEDGIDGFWNDMNEIAIFATEYDLQEAQENLEKLRLEDGIKVAGTLGAIGEIGRRGHGDDIQHLDGTPHWKVKNVYGYNMQRAVAEMLKNDGRRPFLISRSAYAGIQKFGGVWTGDNHSWWEHILQEIVRLNSLSLCGIFYSGCDIGGFGGDVNAELLVRFMQFGVFTPMFRNHSAIGTRRQEPWQFGPEVEELLKKTIKLRYELLPYIYTQYMLGVLTNIPLMRPMFYDFNSPEALRIEDQYMFGDSLLVAPVFRSNTVKRLVWFPKPARHLTIGAILRKGWNIVDTPIEHPVAFQLIDSAVPTVQAPNYVDMGKIDRVTWKVFLRNKAIGYLYEDDGTSLDYLKGIYNLKKVVVTRDRIEIQTIHSGYPSIEREWLFDIITKKGKQTTVRVVVRHDSNITVPVEW comes from the coding sequence ATGGTATACAAGGTAATCTACGGGACCCCAGACGTTGAAAGCGAGGCTACGGAAAAAGATGTGAAATTTACCCTGGTGAAGGGTGAAAACTTAGCGAAAATCGATAAACTGGCGACTTTCTTCGAGACTGAAGAACTCACGTCTACAGTTCACGAAGGTAAACCTCTCTTGGTACTGAAAAGGAAACACAGAATAAATGGATTTTTTTACGGTTTCGGTGATAAGGTTGGCCCCCTCGACAGAAAGGGAAGACGGTACGTCTTTTGGAACACCGACAACTTCACACACCATCCTTCCGCGGATCCACTGTATAAGAGTATCCCGTTCTACGTGTTTGCAAGCGAAGACGCGAGACATTGGTACGGTTGTTTCACAGACTATCCCGGGTGGATGGAGATAGACCTCGATCCCGAGGGCAGCCGAGAGTTGATTTTCAAGGTTTTAGGCAATGGTTTTGCGCAGTACATAATCACCGGTCGCAATGTCAAAGAAATTGTACGTCAATACGTGAATTTAACAGGTCAGAACATCGCGTTCCCAGTCTGGGCTTTCGGTTACCAGCAATCACGGTGGAGTTATTCTACTGAAGATGAGGTGCTCGACGTTGCGAGAAACTTTCGGGAGCGCGGTATTCCGTGTGATGTAATCTACCTGGATATCGATTACATGGACGACTACAAAGTCTTCACTTGGAATCCGAAAGGTTTCAAAAACTACAAGCAGACCATCGAAGAGCTCCATCACGACGGTTTCAAGGTGGTCGCCATACTCGATCCCGGTGTAAAAGTGGAGGAAGGGTACAGCGTCTTCGAAGAGGGGAAGAATAGGTATTTCTTGAAGGACGCAAAGAAACCCGACCAGGACTTTGAGGGAGCGGTGTGGCCTGGGCGTGTGAGATTTCCGGACTTCAGAGAACCTGAGGTTAGAAAATGGTGGGCAAATCACGTTCGTAATTACATGGAAGATGGGATCGACGGATTTTGGAATGATATGAACGAGATCGCCATCTTCGCAACAGAATATGACTTGCAAGAAGCGCAGGAGAATTTGGAAAAACTAAGACTTGAAGATGGGATAAAAGTGGCTGGAACCCTGGGAGCCATCGGTGAAATAGGTCGGAGGGGACACGGGGATGATATACAGCACCTGGACGGAACTCCGCATTGGAAGGTGAAAAACGTTTATGGATACAACATGCAACGCGCGGTTGCGGAAATGTTGAAAAACGACGGACGCCGACCATTTCTCATTTCAAGATCCGCGTACGCGGGAATCCAAAAGTTCGGAGGGGTTTGGACCGGTGATAACCACAGTTGGTGGGAGCATATTTTACAAGAAATTGTCAGGCTAAATTCGCTTAGTTTGTGCGGAATCTTCTACTCCGGTTGCGACATCGGGGGCTTTGGCGGAGATGTAAATGCCGAGCTCCTGGTACGATTCATGCAATTCGGAGTTTTCACACCCATGTTTCGCAATCATTCGGCCATAGGGACCAGACGGCAAGAGCCTTGGCAATTCGGTCCCGAAGTGGAGGAATTGTTGAAGAAAACGATAAAGTTGCGTTATGAATTGCTTCCTTACATCTACACACAGTACATGCTCGGTGTCCTAACAAATATTCCCCTAATGAGACCGATGTTCTACGATTTTAACTCTCCCGAGGCACTTCGGATTGAAGATCAGTACATGTTCGGCGATTCTCTGCTGGTAGCTCCCGTGTTCAGATCCAACACGGTCAAACGTCTGGTGTGGTTCCCAAAGCCGGCTCGTCACTTGACAATTGGAGCTATACTGCGCAAGGGGTGGAACATCGTCGATACCCCTATCGAACATCCGGTTGCATTCCAACTTATCGACAGCGCAGTCCCAACGGTGCAAGCTCCCAACTACGTTGATATGGGAAAGATCGACCGCGTCACGTGGAAGGTTTTCCTGAGAAACAAGGCTATCGGATACTTGTACGAAGATGACGGTACTTCTCTGGACTACTTGAAGGGAATTTACAACCTCAAAAAAGTCGTCGTTACCAGAGACCGGATCGAAATTCAAACCATTCACTCCGGTTATCCTTCGATCGAGCGTGAGTGGTTGTTCGATATCATTACGAAAAAAGGTAAGCAAACAACAGTGAGGGTAGTGGTAAGACATGACTCCAACATTACCGTTCCAGTTGAATGGTAA
- the xseA gene encoding exodeoxyribonuclease VII large subunit yields the protein MTPTLPFQLNGKNNCAEFSTLKDLVDFIHREIDQKTSITNTRIKFTADVVKAEKRQNGHVYITVSQETEENKKIELTVVVWKNFVQPMERTLAGFGLRSWQGLVNRKWEFQGTLHFYPDRVQFSFWADSIAPQGESDILKRRKLITEQLRREGLLMEVQHSLDELGPIGLIAIITSKSAQGYHDFLSNLLVPENYQPIVHLYESTMQGVNTAQDVINALDRIEAFCDTYQIKYDVIVIIRGGGGPSDLMYFDDYELAKRIAIMNEKIPVLTGIGHEKDYTIPDFVAWKRFPTPTAVAKEISNQIKNYLESLSRKHFEIKGLFERNFVSIQSYLENDEGKTIYSSLSRRLHELDASVVDLAKNLRKTFSLKSLESAFDTNFVARLSKSIENKISSLVRAQLEEFNYFRSQMDGRLQSTEMKILDLDGLKISLERAVLNLSEWLESKTGEFSQIGGPLSALIHGGALVLKNGELVRSIKEIREGEELRVHLIDGAMTTRVETILKNEVDARSRR from the coding sequence ATGACTCCAACATTACCGTTCCAGTTGAATGGTAAAAATAATTGTGCGGAATTCTCCACACTGAAAGACCTCGTAGACTTCATCCACAGGGAAATCGATCAGAAAACTTCAATAACAAATACCCGCATTAAATTCACCGCTGACGTGGTGAAAGCCGAAAAACGTCAGAACGGACACGTTTACATCACCGTATCCCAAGAGACCGAGGAAAACAAAAAGATAGAACTGACGGTTGTAGTATGGAAGAACTTCGTGCAACCAATGGAAAGGACACTTGCCGGTTTTGGACTTAGAAGTTGGCAGGGATTGGTGAACAGGAAGTGGGAATTTCAGGGAACTTTGCATTTTTATCCCGACAGAGTCCAGTTCAGTTTCTGGGCAGATTCTATCGCTCCGCAGGGAGAGTCGGACATACTCAAGCGCCGTAAACTCATCACCGAACAGTTGCGACGTGAAGGACTGTTGATGGAAGTGCAACACAGCCTCGATGAGCTCGGCCCAATTGGATTGATAGCCATCATCACCTCAAAGAGTGCTCAAGGCTACCACGACTTTCTCTCAAACCTCCTCGTTCCGGAAAACTACCAACCCATAGTTCATCTCTACGAATCCACGATGCAAGGTGTAAACACCGCCCAGGACGTTATTAACGCACTCGATAGAATCGAGGCCTTTTGCGATACGTACCAAATCAAATACGATGTGATTGTCATCATCAGAGGTGGCGGTGGTCCAAGTGATTTGATGTACTTTGACGATTACGAGCTTGCAAAGAGAATAGCCATCATGAACGAAAAAATTCCTGTTTTGACCGGTATAGGGCACGAGAAAGATTACACCATACCCGACTTTGTAGCATGGAAAAGGTTTCCTACACCAACTGCCGTTGCAAAGGAGATCTCGAACCAGATAAAGAATTACCTTGAATCCCTTTCTCGGAAGCATTTCGAGATTAAAGGACTTTTTGAGCGGAATTTCGTTAGCATCCAATCTTACCTGGAAAACGACGAAGGAAAGACGATCTACTCCAGCCTTTCCAGACGTCTACATGAACTCGATGCTTCTGTCGTGGATCTTGCGAAGAACTTACGCAAAACCTTCTCTCTCAAGTCACTCGAGTCAGCGTTTGACACAAATTTCGTGGCCAGGCTTTCAAAGAGCATAGAAAATAAAATTTCTTCACTCGTCCGTGCGCAACTTGAAGAATTCAACTACTTCAGATCGCAGATGGATGGAAGGCTTCAAAGTACTGAGATGAAAATCCTCGATTTGGATGGCCTAAAGATTAGCCTCGAGAGAGCTGTCTTGAACTTGTCAGAGTGGTTGGAATCCAAAACCGGTGAGTTTTCACAAATTGGCGGGCCTCTCAGTGCACTAATACATGGTGGAGCACTGGTACTTAAGAATGGAGAACTTGTGAGGAGTATCAAGGAAATACGGGAAGGTGAGGAACTAAGGGTTCACCTGATAGATGGAGCAATGACGACACGCGTCGAAACGATTTTAAAGAACGAAGTGGATGCAAGGTCCAGGAGGTGA
- a CDS encoding ABC transporter substrate-binding protein: MKRFLLVVFLILSVTFFAKTKVVFWHAMGGGHGEVLNQIVKAFNESQPNIVVEAVYIGNYSALQQKLLAGAQAGQLPTISQAYSNWTAKLLQSGIVEPLNKYMNDPKIGITKQEWEDVFKAFRDNCTWGNTVYAVPFNKSLYIMYYNATALSAAGISVPKSINELLYSAKVLTKDKNKDGKPDVYGFAFRTTVDTFQIFLMMRGGEIVKLGKDGKYVSAIDSPETREVLQFFKKLLDDKVAFAQGGYLNDIFGQGTVLMYIDTIAGRPYVEQSTKGKFQWAWAPVPVWKTRNVPFAGTDIIMFSTAKEEEKRAAWEFMKYLISPEVTAYWAVNTGYLPVRRAALQTTIWKQAAKSDPLLEIPLQQIDNAKMDPQLSVWTEIRNVVSTMFNDFINGKVDMETAIKRADAEIKKYLAEEYK; encoded by the coding sequence ATGAAAAGGTTCCTACTGGTAGTTTTTTTGATACTTTCCGTTACGTTCTTTGCAAAAACCAAGGTCGTTTTCTGGCATGCCATGGGTGGAGGTCACGGTGAGGTACTGAACCAGATCGTCAAGGCGTTCAACGAGTCGCAACCGAACATCGTCGTGGAAGCGGTATACATTGGAAACTACAGTGCGCTTCAACAGAAGTTGCTCGCCGGTGCACAAGCAGGTCAACTCCCGACAATTTCGCAGGCTTACTCGAACTGGACCGCAAAGCTTTTACAAAGTGGTATCGTTGAACCACTCAACAAGTACATGAACGATCCGAAAATCGGTATAACAAAGCAGGAATGGGAAGATGTTTTCAAGGCGTTCAGGGATAACTGTACGTGGGGCAACACGGTTTACGCGGTGCCCTTCAACAAGAGTTTGTACATCATGTACTATAACGCAACTGCACTTTCGGCAGCCGGTATAAGCGTACCAAAGAGTATCAACGAGCTACTCTACTCGGCAAAGGTCTTGACAAAGGACAAGAACAAGGATGGTAAACCGGACGTTTACGGATTCGCGTTCAGAACAACGGTTGATACGTTCCAGATATTCCTCATGATGCGCGGCGGGGAAATCGTGAAACTTGGAAAGGATGGAAAGTACGTATCGGCCATCGATTCGCCCGAAACGAGGGAAGTTCTCCAATTCTTCAAGAAGCTCCTCGACGACAAGGTTGCGTTTGCTCAGGGTGGATATCTGAACGACATCTTCGGTCAAGGTACGGTTCTGATGTACATCGACACGATCGCCGGTCGTCCGTACGTCGAACAATCAACGAAAGGTAAGTTCCAGTGGGCATGGGCTCCAGTACCGGTTTGGAAAACAAGGAACGTTCCATTTGCGGGAACTGACATCATAATGTTCTCGACAGCCAAAGAAGAGGAAAAGAGAGCGGCGTGGGAATTCATGAAATACCTCATCTCGCCAGAGGTCACAGCTTACTGGGCTGTCAACACCGGTTACCTACCAGTTAGGAGGGCGGCGCTTCAGACCACGATCTGGAAACAAGCAGCCAAGTCCGATCCACTTCTCGAAATTCCTCTCCAGCAAATTGACAATGCGAAGATGGATCCACAGTTGAGCGTCTGGACCGAGATTAGGAATGTTGTGAGCACAATGTTCAACGATTTCATCAACGGAAAGGTGGATATGGAAACAGCCATCAAGAGGGCCGATGCAGAGATCAAGAAGTACCTTGCCGAGGAATACAAATAA
- a CDS encoding ABC transporter ATP-binding protein has product MTNTNSTVSRAVAGEKKKDVLLRIDNLVKYFPIRAGVFKRIVAWVKAVDGVSFEVYKGETVGLVGESGCGKTTVGMTLLRLYEPTSGRIIVDGEDTTHYFLPKWKARRYVEKTYLSRFRNSNFQPVDELDRKYFDIFTNKGEEGLLEYLIGDLEEKRLKFRRDIQIVFQDPYSSLNPRMRVKNILAEGPLAHGLFKKAETIDRVGRALEEVGIHPTHMYRFPHEFSGGQRQRIGIARALLMNPKLIIADEAVAALDVSIRSQVINLMMDLQKEHNLTYLFISHDLSLIKYISSRVVVMYLGKVVETAKKKDLFEEPLHPYTKALMSAIPVPNPEYKKQRIILQGDVPSPVNPPKGCHFHPRCPVAKPICSQERPELREVKPDHYVACHFPGSL; this is encoded by the coding sequence ATGACGAATACGAACTCGACGGTAAGTAGAGCTGTCGCAGGCGAGAAAAAGAAGGATGTTCTATTAAGGATAGATAACCTCGTTAAGTACTTCCCGATACGTGCAGGTGTTTTCAAGAGGATTGTTGCTTGGGTAAAAGCTGTGGACGGTGTCTCTTTTGAAGTTTACAAAGGTGAAACGGTGGGATTGGTCGGAGAATCAGGTTGTGGCAAGACTACCGTGGGGATGACGTTACTGAGGCTCTACGAGCCCACCTCCGGAAGAATAATAGTTGATGGTGAGGATACGACGCACTATTTCTTACCAAAGTGGAAGGCAAGAAGGTACGTGGAAAAAACGTATCTCAGTCGATTCAGGAATAGCAACTTTCAGCCGGTGGATGAACTGGACCGGAAATATTTTGACATATTCACAAACAAAGGCGAGGAAGGGCTGCTGGAGTACTTAATCGGCGATCTCGAGGAAAAGAGACTCAAATTCAGACGGGACATCCAAATCGTATTCCAGGATCCCTACAGTTCGCTTAACCCGAGGATGAGGGTCAAAAACATATTAGCCGAGGGCCCTCTCGCACACGGGCTCTTCAAAAAAGCTGAGACAATAGACCGTGTAGGACGAGCTTTGGAAGAGGTAGGTATCCATCCGACGCACATGTACCGCTTCCCGCACGAATTCTCCGGTGGTCAGAGGCAAAGGATTGGAATTGCAAGGGCACTACTAATGAACCCGAAACTCATCATTGCTGACGAGGCAGTTGCAGCTCTCGATGTTTCCATACGTTCTCAAGTGATAAATCTCATGATGGACTTGCAAAAGGAACACAACCTCACGTACCTGTTTATATCGCACGATCTCTCGTTAATCAAGTACATATCCAGCAGAGTGGTTGTCATGTACTTGGGTAAAGTTGTTGAGACCGCGAAGAAAAAGGATCTTTTCGAAGAGCCACTACATCCGTACACGAAGGCACTGATGAGTGCCATTCCCGTACCAAATCCGGAGTACAAGAAGCAAAGGATCATTTTGCAAGGAGATGTTCCAAGTCCCGTTAATCCGCCGAAAGGGTGTCACTTCCACCCAAGGTGCCCGGTTGCCAAGCCAATATGCTCCCAGGAAAGACCGGAACTTCGCGAGGTTAAGCCCGACCACTACGTTGCGTGTCACTTCCCAGGTAGTTTGTGA
- a CDS encoding ABC transporter ATP-binding protein — MKLEVEALEKNPLLSVRNLRTYFYTEDGIVKAVDGVDFDVYEGETLGIVGESGSGKSVTSLSIMRLLDPKGKIEEGSEIIFNGKNLLTLSEDEMRKIRGNEIAMIFQEPMVALNPVFTIGEQIMEAILLHQDVDRKTARQMAIEMLKKVGIPEPEKRVDEYPHELSGGMRQRAMIAMALSCRPKLLIADEPTTALDVTIQAQILELMKELQKEYGMAIILITHDVGVIAENADRVVVMYGGKVMESADVYTVFKKPKHPYTWGLLNAIPRLDIEQERLYSIPGMVPDPLHFPPGCRFSNRCEFKENRCEIEMPDLVQVEPGHMVRCFYYKKVENIHNSTKVGDAK, encoded by the coding sequence ATGAAGTTGGAGGTGGAGGCCTTGGAAAAAAACCCGTTACTGAGTGTTAGAAATTTGCGTACTTACTTCTATACAGAAGACGGTATCGTGAAAGCAGTTGATGGCGTGGACTTTGATGTCTACGAAGGGGAAACACTAGGAATTGTTGGGGAGTCCGGTAGTGGTAAAAGTGTGACATCGCTTTCAATCATGAGACTCTTGGATCCGAAAGGTAAGATCGAAGAAGGTAGCGAAATTATATTCAACGGTAAAAATCTTCTGACGTTGAGTGAAGATGAAATGAGGAAGATCCGCGGTAACGAAATTGCGATGATCTTCCAGGAACCGATGGTGGCGTTGAACCCGGTTTTCACCATCGGTGAGCAGATAATGGAAGCCATTCTACTGCACCAGGACGTCGATAGAAAAACTGCAAGGCAAATGGCGATAGAGATGCTAAAGAAGGTTGGTATCCCTGAACCTGAAAAGCGTGTTGATGAGTATCCGCACGAGCTTTCTGGTGGTATGCGCCAAAGAGCGATGATCGCTATGGCACTTTCCTGCAGACCGAAGTTGTTGATAGCTGACGAACCTACAACCGCCCTTGACGTGACAATTCAAGCGCAGATTCTTGAGTTAATGAAAGAGTTGCAAAAGGAGTACGGTATGGCAATAATTCTTATCACACACGACGTCGGTGTCATTGCCGAAAATGCAGATCGCGTCGTTGTTATGTACGGTGGAAAGGTCATGGAAAGTGCCGATGTGTACACCGTATTCAAAAAGCCAAAACATCCCTACACCTGGGGATTGTTGAACGCGATACCACGCCTTGACATTGAACAGGAGAGGCTGTACAGCATTCCCGGTATGGTCCCGGACCCACTTCACTTCCCACCAGGTTGTCGCTTTAGCAACAGATGCGAGTTCAAGGAGAACAGGTGCGAAATAGAGATGCCGGACCTTGTGCAGGTCGAACCAGGTCACATGGTTAGGTGTTTCTATTACAAAAAGGTCGAAAATATTCATAACTCCACCAAGGTTGGTGATGCAAAATGA